A window of Streptomyces sp. NBC_01224 genomic DNA:
CGCCACAGCCCCCGTCGCCCCGCTCACCGGCGCCGCCGCGATCCGCGGCCCGTCCAACGACGCCGTGCGGGAAGTCGACCATCTGCGTCTGCAGGTTCAACGGATCTAGAGGCAGGGCCCGTCCTCGGCACACCGAGGACGTTCTCCCGCATGCCCTCAGCTCCATCAGTCTTGTTGAACCGAAGGACGACTCTCCATGGCTTCCGCCAAGAAACAGAACACCCCTGCCGCCGCACGCCGCGCCAAGCTGGAGGAGGCCCGCCGCAAGGAGCGGGCCCGCGAGCGGCGCAGCCGCATCATCACCCTCACCGCCTCCGTCGCCGTGATCGCCGCACTCGTCGCGGGCGGCGGCTACCTGATGTCCGCCGCCAACGACAAGGAAGAGGCCGAGGTCGAGGCCAAGTCCTCGCCCGTGCAGGGCGAGCGGACCTGGGACAAGCTCGCCCAGAACCATGTCGAGAAGAAGGTCGACTACCCCATGAACCCGCCGGTCGGCGGCGATCACAACCCGGTGTGGATGAACTGCGACGCCGATGTCTACACCAAGGCGATACCGAAGGAGAACGCCGTCCACTCCCTTGAGCACGGCGCGGTCTGGGTCACGTACACGAGCAAGGCGAAGCCGGCCGACATCAAGAAACTGGGCGAGCGGGTCGAGGCAACGCCCTACTCCCTGATGAGCCCGGTCGAGGACCAGGCCGCTCCGCTCATGCTCAGCGCCTGGGGCAAGCAGGTGACGGTGACGAGCGCCACCGACGCACGCGTGGCGCAGTTCTTCACCAAGTACGTGCAGGGTCCGCAGACCCCGGAGCCGGGCGCGGCCTGCACCGGCGGGGTCGCCCAGTGACGTCCGCGGCCCGCTCCTCGCGCCCGATGATGGTGGCGGGCGGTGCGGTGCTGCTGCTGGCGCTGGGCCTGGTCGCGCTGATGCTCGTACGGCCGTCGTCCTCCGCGGGCTCCGCCGCACCGGCGGCCGCACCCTCGGACACGTCCGTCGATGTCGGGTTCGCGCGCGACATGTCGATCCACCATCAGCAGGCGGTCGAGATGTCGTTCATCGTGCGGGACCGTACGTCCGACGTGGCTGTACGCCGGCTCGCGTACGACATCATCAACACCCAGGCCAATCAGCGCGGCATGATGCTCGGCTGGCTGGAGATGTGGGGTCGGGCGAAGTCGTCGAGCGCACCTCCCATGGAGTGGATGGGGCACACGGTCACGCCCAGGGGCGACGGTTCGCTGATGCCGGGGATGGCGACCGACACCGAACTCGACGCACTGCGGGTGGCGAAGGGCAAGGACGCCGAGGTGCTGTTCCTGAAGCTGATGACCGCGCACCACCGTGCCGGTGCGGAGATGGCACAGGCGGCGGCCGCCGCGGCCGGAACCGACGAGATCAGGAATCTGGCGGCGGGCATGGTCCGGGGCCAGCAGTCCGAGATCGCACTCATGGCGGACATGCTCAAGGAGCGCGGTTCGACGGCCTGAGCGTCGTACGTTCCGACGGCCCGTGCGGGCGCGCGCACGGGTTCACCTTCACCGGCGGCCCGTTCGCGGCGGGTTCCTTCTCCTGCGAACGGGCCGCCCCGGCGGCGAGACGGCGAACGGCGTCAGGACTTGCCGGTCGCAAAAGCTCACCAGCTCACAGGACTGATTGCACAAGGGATCGCATAGGCTCGGATCCAACATGAAGAGCAACCTCACACCGCTGGGGCCCAAGGCCGACAAGGACACCGTGCGCCGGAGCAACCTCAGTCTGGTGCTGCGGGCCGTCCGTGACGAGGGCGAGGCGACCAGGGCCGGGGTCGCCGCGCGGGTGGGGCTGACCCGGGCCGCGGTGTCCTCGCTCGTCGAGCAACTCATCGACATCGGGTTTCTCACCGAGTCCGGCAAGACCTTCAGCGGGCAGGCGGGGCGCCCCGGGACCGCGCTCAAAGTGGCGCGCACGGGGCCTGCCGGGCTCGGTGTGGAGGTCAACATCGACTATGTGTCGGTATGTGTCGTCGATCTGGCGGGCACCGGCCGGGTACGGCTCACCGAGCACCTCGACAACCGCGGCGCGCCGCCCGCAAAGGTGCTGGCGCGGGCGGCCGGGATCGCGGCGCGCACCCTGGAGTCGGCGCGCGAGCAGGAACTGTTCCCGGTCGGGGTGGCGCTCGCCCTGCCCGGTCTGGTCTCCGGCGGTGCGGTGCGCCAGGCGCCCAACCTGGGCTGGAATCAGGTTCCGGCCGAGGAACTCTTCGCCGCTTCGCTCGCCGCCGAGCAACCCGGTCGCGAGGCGCTGCCGGTGAGTTCGGAGAACGAGGCCAATCTGGCGGCGCTCGCCGAGCTCTGGTTCGGCGGACTCGACACGGTCCGCAGTTTCCTGTATCTGACGGGCGAGATCGGCGTCGGTGGCGCCCTGGTCATCGACGGTGAACTCCTGCGCGGGGCGCACGGGTTCGCCGGGGAGATCGGGCATGTGGTGGTGGACGCGCAGGGACCGCAGTGCCGGTGCGGCTCGCGCGGCTGTCTGGAGCAGTACGCGGGACAGGCGGCGCTGTTGCGGGCCGCCGGGATCCAGGATTCCGGCAGCGGCTCCGGGGTGGCCGAGCTGGAACGGCGCGCCCTGGCCGGGGACGAGCAGGCGGTGGCCGCTGTCACGGAGGCCGGCCGGATGCTGGGGCGGGTGTTGTCCGGGACGGTGAATCTGCTCGACCCGGACGCGGTGGTGCTCGGCGGGATATACCGGAACCTGATGCCATGGCTGTCACCGCCCGCCGACGAGGAGCTGACCGGCCGGGTGGTGTCCGGGCTCTGGGCCCCCGGGAGCGGCCGTCTGCGCGCCTCGTCCGTGGCGGGTGACGCGGCGCGGGGCGCTGCGGCGCTGGTGATGACGGGGGTACTGGCCGACCCGGTGGCGTACGCGGACGGCCGGGAAACCGGCTGATCCGCCCCTGTGCGTGCGGGCCGGGCAGTCGGCTGATCCGCCCGCACGGGCACGGGCACGGGCCGGCCAACCGGCCGATCCGTCCCACCGGGTACAGACCGGACCGCCGGCCGGCTCCACGCGAAAGGGTGTGGGCCGGACGTCTGGTGTCCGGCCCACACCCGTGGCCCCGCGTCGCTGCGGGCCGGGCTCAGCGGACCCCGAGCAGGTGGTCCATCGCCAGCTGGTCCAGGGCCTCGAACGCCATGCCTCGTTCCGCCGCCGCGTTCACGTCGAACTCCTCGAACGCCGACCGGTCGGCCAGCAGCCCCGCCACGCCGTCCTCGGCGGTGGGGCGGGCCAGCTCGTCGAGCCGGGACGCGCGCAGCGCCTCCCGCACGGCGGGGTCGGCGCGGAAGGCGGCGGCGCGCTCCTTGAGGATCAGGTAGTTGCGCATGCAGCCGGCGGCCGAGGCCCAGACACCGTCGTAGTCCTCGGTCCGCGGCGGCTTGAAGTCGAAGTGCCGCGGGCCCTGGTAGCCGGCCGTCTCCAGCAGGTCGACGAGCCAGAACGCCTGGCGCAGGTCACCCGCGCCGAAGCGCAGGTCCTGGTCGTACTTGATGCCGGACTGACCGTTCAGGTCGATGTGGAAGAGCTTGCCTGCCCACAGTGCCTGCGCGATGCCGTGCGGGAAGTTCAGCCCGGCCATCTGCTCGTGCCCGGTCTCCGGGTTGACGCCGACCAGCTCCGGGCGCTCCAGACGCTCGATGAAGGCGAGGGCGTGACCGATGGTCGGCAGCAGGATGTCGCCGCGCGGCTCGTTCGGCTTGGGCTCGATGGCGAACTTCAGGTCGTACCCCTGCTCGGTGACGTAGTCGCCGAGCAGGTCGAAGGCTTCCTTCATACGGTCGAGAGCGACCCGGATGTCCTTGGCGGCGCCGGACTCGGAGCCCTCGCGGCCGCCCCAGGCCACATAGGTGGTGGCGCCGAGCTCGACGGCGAGGTCGATGTTGCGCAACGTCTTGCGCAGGGCGTAGCGGCGTACGTCCCGGTCGTTGGCGGTGAACGCGCCGTCCTTGAACACCGGATGGGTGAAGAGGTTCGTCGTCGCCATGGGGACGACGAGTCCGGCCGCGTCCAGCGCCTGCCGGAACCGCTTCACGATCCCTTCGCGCTCGGTGTCCGTCGAGCCGAACGGGATCAGGTCGTCGTCGTGGAATGTCACACCGTACGCACCGAGCTCCGCGAGCCGCTGCACGGAGTCGACCGGGTCGATCGCCGTGCGGGTCGCATCGCCGAAGGGGTCGCGCCCCTGCCAGCCCACCGTCCACAGTCCGAAGGTGAACTTGTCGTCGGGCGTGGGCGTGAAGCGTTCCGTCATCGTCTGGCCGCCTTCAGTGCTGTCGGGTTCCATGACCGGTCGAGGTGGCCGAACCCTATTTGTTTAGTGTCATGACTAATCATGCACCGAGTGCGTCCGGCACGTAACCCCCCATAGCCAGAAATCCGGAGAGACCACTGTTCCCAGCGGGATCGATCGCGTAATTTGTTTTCCGTACGATCAAATTTCCGTGGCTCCATCCCAGCAACCACGCCTCGAAGCGATGCGTGCCCCGCAGCCATCTCGCTGCGTCCGCCTCCCCGCAGTCATCTCCCCGCAGCACAGGAATGAGGTCACCCATGCCGCCGCGTACCGTCGTCATCGGTGTGGACAGCTCCACCCAGTCCACCAAAGCCGCCTTCGTCGACGCCGGAACCGGCCGGCTGCTCGCCGTCGGTCGGGCACCGCATCTCGTCACCGGCGAGGCGGGTGCCCGCGAGAGCGACCCGGAGGTGTGGTGGCAGGCGCTGTGCGACGCCGTCGCCGCCGGCCTGAAGGAGTCCGGCGTCGCCGCCTCCGCCGTGACCGGTATCGCGGTCGCCGGGCAGCAGCACGGGCTGGTCGTCCTCGACCGGACGGGGCGTCCACTG
This region includes:
- a CDS encoding DUF3105 domain-containing protein; protein product: MASAKKQNTPAAARRAKLEEARRKERARERRSRIITLTASVAVIAALVAGGGYLMSAANDKEEAEVEAKSSPVQGERTWDKLAQNHVEKKVDYPMNPPVGGDHNPVWMNCDADVYTKAIPKENAVHSLEHGAVWVTYTSKAKPADIKKLGERVEATPYSLMSPVEDQAAPLMLSAWGKQVTVTSATDARVAQFFTKYVQGPQTPEPGAACTGGVAQ
- a CDS encoding ROK family protein → MKSNLTPLGPKADKDTVRRSNLSLVLRAVRDEGEATRAGVAARVGLTRAAVSSLVEQLIDIGFLTESGKTFSGQAGRPGTALKVARTGPAGLGVEVNIDYVSVCVVDLAGTGRVRLTEHLDNRGAPPAKVLARAAGIAARTLESAREQELFPVGVALALPGLVSGGAVRQAPNLGWNQVPAEELFAASLAAEQPGREALPVSSENEANLAALAELWFGGLDTVRSFLYLTGEIGVGGALVIDGELLRGAHGFAGEIGHVVVDAQGPQCRCGSRGCLEQYAGQAALLRAAGIQDSGSGSGVAELERRALAGDEQAVAAVTEAGRMLGRVLSGTVNLLDPDAVVLGGIYRNLMPWLSPPADEELTGRVVSGLWAPGSGRLRASSVAGDAARGAAALVMTGVLADPVAYADGRETG
- the xylA gene encoding xylose isomerase, which gives rise to MTERFTPTPDDKFTFGLWTVGWQGRDPFGDATRTAIDPVDSVQRLAELGAYGVTFHDDDLIPFGSTDTEREGIVKRFRQALDAAGLVVPMATTNLFTHPVFKDGAFTANDRDVRRYALRKTLRNIDLAVELGATTYVAWGGREGSESGAAKDIRVALDRMKEAFDLLGDYVTEQGYDLKFAIEPKPNEPRGDILLPTIGHALAFIERLERPELVGVNPETGHEQMAGLNFPHGIAQALWAGKLFHIDLNGQSGIKYDQDLRFGAGDLRQAFWLVDLLETAGYQGPRHFDFKPPRTEDYDGVWASAAGCMRNYLILKERAAAFRADPAVREALRASRLDELARPTAEDGVAGLLADRSAFEEFDVNAAAERGMAFEALDQLAMDHLLGVR
- a CDS encoding DUF305 domain-containing protein, which translates into the protein MTSAARSSRPMMVAGGAVLLLALGLVALMLVRPSSSAGSAAPAAAPSDTSVDVGFARDMSIHHQQAVEMSFIVRDRTSDVAVRRLAYDIINTQANQRGMMLGWLEMWGRAKSSSAPPMEWMGHTVTPRGDGSLMPGMATDTELDALRVAKGKDAEVLFLKLMTAHHRAGAEMAQAAAAAAGTDEIRNLAAGMVRGQQSEIALMADMLKERGSTA